A single Phalacrocorax aristotelis chromosome 18, bGulAri2.1, whole genome shotgun sequence DNA region contains:
- the PAFAH1B1 gene encoding platelet-activating factor acetylhydrolase IB subunit beta codes for MVLSQRQRDELNRAIADYLRSNGYEEAYSVFKKEAELDVNEELDKKYAGLLEKKWTSVIRLQKKVMELESKLNEAKEEFTSGGPLGQKRDPKEWIPRPPEKYALSGHRSPVTRVIFHPVFSVMVSASEDATIKVWDYETGDFERTLKGHTDSVQDISFDHTGKLLASCSADMTIKLWDFQGFECIRTMHGHDHNVSSVAIMPNGDHIVSASRDKTIKMWEVQTGYCVKTFTGHREWVRMVRPNQDGTLIASCSNDQTVRVWVVATKECKAELREHEHVVECISWAPESSYSTISEATGSETKKSGKPGPFLLSGSRDKTIKMWDISTGMCLMTLVGHDNWVRGVLFHSGGKFILSCADDKTLRVWDFKNKRCMKTLNAHEHFVTSLDFHKTAPYVVTGSVDQTVKVWECR; via the exons aaaTCGAGCGATAGCAGATTATCTTCGTTCTAATGGCTATGAAGAAGCATATTCggtttttaaaaaggaagctgAGTTAGATGTG AATGAAGAGTTAGATAAGAAGTACGCCggacttctggaaaaaaaatggacatCTGTTATAAGATTACAAAAGAAG GTAATGGAATTGGAATCAAAGCTGAATGAAGCTAAGGAAGAATTTACATCAGGTGGACCTCTTGGTCAGAAACGAGACCCTAAAGAGTGGATTCCTCGTCCTCCAGAGAAGTATGCGTTGAGTGGACATAGGAGTCCTGTCACTCGAGTAATTTTCCATCCAGTTTTCAGTGTTATGGTCTCTGCTTCAGAGGATGCCACAATAAAG GTGTGGGATTATGAGACAGGAGACTTTGAACGAACCCTTAAGGGGCATACAGACTCTGTGCAAGATATTTCCTTTGACCACACTGGCAAACTATTGGCCTCCTGTTCTGCTGATATGACCATTAAGCTATGGGATTTCCAGGGCTTTGAGTGCATCAGAACTATGCATG gtCATGATCATAATGTTTCTTCAGTAGCCATCATGCCCAATGGAGATCATATAGTTTCTGCCTCAAGGGATAAAACTATCAAAATGTGGGAAGTCCAAACAGG TTACTGTGTGAAGACTTTCACGGGTCACAGAGAATGGGTGCGCATGGTGCGGCCTAACCAGGATGGCACCTTAATTGCCAGTTGTTCTAATGACCAGACAGTGCGTGTTTGGGTGGTAGCGACAAAGGAATGCAAAGCTGAGCTCCGAGAACATGAGCATGTGGTAGAATGCATTTCCTGGGCTCCCGAGAGCTCGTACTCCACCATATCAGAAGCTACGGGATCGGAG ACTAAGAAGAGTGGCAAGCCTGGGCCTTTTCTGCTGTCTGGATCCAGAGACAAGACCATTAAGATGTGGGACATTAGCACTGGCATGTGCCTTATGACACTT GTGGGCCATGATAACTGGGTACGTGGCGTTCTGTTCCATTCTGggggaaaatttattttgagcTGTGCTGATGACAAGACTCTACGTGTCTGGGACTTCAAGAACAAACGATGCATGAAAACCCTCAATGCGCACGAACACTTTGTTACCTCTTTGG ATTTCCACAAGACGGCACCGTATGTGGTTACTGGAAGCGTAGATCAAACAGTAAAAGTGTGGGAGTGCCGTTGA